In the genome of Arabidopsis thaliana chromosome 4, partial sequence, the window ATCTTTAGTAGATCTTCAAAACCTTTAGTTAAtttctaaaccctaactttcATATCATGTTTATTTCATAAACTCTTTTTCGATGATCAAAACCAAGTGTACAACATGTTGTCAATAACGCAACGAGCTAAATTTCTATTCACTATTCAACATGAAGTTCCCCTGCTGTATACCTTTCTTAGGATCATAAATAAGCTATTGTACGATCTATTATGTAAATCTTCTAGTTCATCACAATATTATCGAACGTTATCTTTTACACGTTTTCATCACATGCCCAAAAATTCTCAATTTTGCTTCTCAAACCTTAACCCTTATCTAAAGAATCCATCTTATTACAACCTCGGATTAGATTGATATTTACAACATTAAACGCAACGCAACCATGTGACACACACATACTAGGAAAAATGTGACACTAATGATGCCTCCACCAAAAGCATGTATTTCTATTTGCTTATTACAATAATAGAAGATCCCCAACAAGGTCGAGAAAGGAAAGAAGGAAATAAAACCCAATTTGTCGTAATAAAAGTTAGATTCATTTTTGTAAGGCTTTTGATAGAGAGTGTTccaattttcttattcatgaCTGAATCTCaatgcaaaataaataagGTTTTTGGTCCGTTCAAGGAGTGAAGGTACTATGTTAAACTCTAGCAAAGCAATGAAACAACGAAAGTCCTAGAGACAAAATATAGTGAAGGGTAGTCACATCATGGAATGCAAGGAAACACTTTACCAGGATTTCGTCTGGCAGTGCACGAAAACAAAGATGATTACATCAGTCGGTTTCTTAAATTTTGGTGAAGTATCTGCTGCATTTTTACTAACTACGAAAGATATATTCAATGAGTATGAGCTATGAAAGTAAGGGTGGCGGTAGAAGTTTATATAgtaatttaattacttttactAAATAGGTTTAAAAAAGCGTTAGATTGTGTATGACTATTAGCTACTAGTTTAATGCTTAAAATGGAAGGTTTACTATTCATGTGTTGTTTTTATGCTGGTCAAAGACTCCAGGGTATGCATGTTATAAATGTTAAAACCTTCTATTTGATAACATTAAGTTTTAGTAGGTATAGTACGCAACTGAACGGTTCTTTTAAAcctattttgaaaattaactAAACTTATGCCGCCATCTTTCTGTTGATAGTTCATACTCATATTAAATGTATCTTCCGTAGTCCGTAGATATGGCAGATGTCGTAAATTTCCTACcaaaattcaagaaactaACTAAAGTAAAGTTATCTTTGTTTCCtatatttctttctctgtcaGATGGTATCATGGCAAAATGTTTTGCTTATGTTCCAAGATGTGACCACGTTTCACTATATCTTGTTTCCAAGACTTTCCGTCATTTCATTGCTTCGTCAAAGCTTAACATATTAACTTCAGTCCTTGAACTGACATAAAACGTTATTTATGTGTCATTGAGATATGATCATGAAGACGATCCTAATTGGAATACTCTCAATCAAGAATCTTACAAAATAAGATCTCTCTTATAACCACAAATTTGTTCCATATCCttatatttcttctcttccgtTTTAGGGGATCTTCTATAGTATTGTAAAAAGTCAAGAAATCTATGTTTTAGTGGATGTCTTAATGGTGAGCTGAGCTTGCCTTTAATGTGTTTGTTATCTATGTCGATTTCTTCATATTATGTGTGTGACATGCGACTGCGCTGCATTAGGTGTTGTAGATGGCAAAATCTATGTAATCAGAGAGTGCAATAAGACAAATAtgtgttaaataaaaaaatttaaatttgagggagtaaagtataaataaaaaccttcgactctaaaatagagtagaaaataaagttactatatatataaagcaatTCTGCAgaaatttctattttagaATCCAATATAGAATAAGTTTAGAGAagaatttagagtttttacACTAAAATAGAGTAGGATCGAAGATGTCCTAAGGGCATCTCCAACCATACTATATGTTAGAGTAAAAATGCGAAATTCTTCTTAACCCTACTCTATAATTGATTATAAAATAGAGATTTTGCAGATTGACTCTATATAGAGCAACTCTattctctattttatttttgagacGACTAAACTACTTAATACGTGTTTgcctaaaaattaaaaattttatggCTACATTATGGTAAATCGATGGGGACACTAgtgtaaaactaaaaatcacGTTCActgaaaaatttaaaatttatggtGAAACAACGGCGAAACACTTtgtaaaactgaaaattccAGTCATTTTCACTTGACAATTAGGATTTTGAgggatgaaaaaaaaaattaaaaaaattagaattttgtgGTGAAGCGAAGGTGACACTAGTGCGAAACTGAAAATCGCATTTACATTCATTTGAAACTAAAATTCGTTGGTGAAACGACGACGATACTAGTGAAAAAATCACAGTCATATATTATCATCTACtcgtgaaaaaaaaatcacataactTTTTCAATagatttgaaatcaaaagcGTTGGTGATCCCGTTGTAGTATATCTCTTCGgataagataatatatagagaacaTAGATTCGATAATCGTTTGTTGTTCAATTTATATTCTATACATGtaatcttattttaaaaaattgtttaaatgGTAAAATCAAACTAACTAAGAAATAGTTGACGACATTGAAAAGTTACTGTTAGGAAAAATATCTGACCAACTCGACTATACCAAATATCGAAAAAAATTCTAGTATTAAATTGGTATTGGAAGTAATTTTCACTACAAATTAGAACGGAACACGTGGTAACAGTCCAATTGGTATAGTCACATACCAATTTAATACTGGAGATTTTTTCGATATTTGGTATACTCCAGTTGGTCAGATATTTTTCCTAACAGTAACCTTTCAATGTCGTCAAACATTTCTTCGTTAGTTTGGTTTTACCATTTAAACAACTTTTCCAAATAAGATTACATGTATAGAATATAAATTGAACAACAAACGATTATCGAATCTAtgttctctatatattatcttatcTAAAGAGATATATTACAACGGGATCACCAAAGCTTTTGATTTCATATCTATTGAAAAAGgtatgtgatttgttttttcacgAGTAGATGATAATATATGACTGTGATTTTCTCTCTAGTATCGCCGACGTTTCACCaacaaattttagtttcaaaTGAATGCAAATGCGATTTTTAGTTTCGCACAAGTTTCATCTTCGTTTCACcacaaaattctaatttttttattttttttttcatcccacaaaattctaattgtcaaatgaaaattgttggaattttcagttttacaAAGTGTTTCGCCGTTGTTTCaccataaattttaaaattttcagtaaacatgatttttagttttacgCTAATGTCACCGTAGATTTACCATAATGTAGCCGTAAAATTACGTACGTTGGAGTTATTAAACTGGAGAAGAGTTTAGAGTTTTCATTTCTAATCTATCGCTATCAAGTATCAATATTCATTATTATTGAACCTACCCTCGTTTCCGTCTATATCCATGATTCCAATATCATCGTGGTAATCTTATTACGAAACAAGAAACCacagttttaaagaaaacgtcaatttggaaaataaaatatcatgcATGTGGTCGTCCATCAACGTTACTCATACAACTGTTAACCAACAAATTATTAACTCCTATATATGAATCGTCCTAGCACAACTTTAATATTGAGATACAAAATGCTTTTTACGTGATTACAAATCATCAGTGAAAACTCATGCTAAAATTGTTAAAGACGAATTATTTGCAGGATTACTAATCAAACTAGCAATAATGTAAATTtaggtttagatttttgtaaCATTAAAATAAGCCCACATAACCGCCATACCTAATCAATACTATTATActaacaacaatatataacCCTCTACCAATTGCTTAACATCAATCCAAAATAGTCCCACTTAATGATTCAGCTCCTACGACGACTGTGTAGGACAAATGCCATTCAATTATCACATCCATCTAATATTATTTGGATCAAGACGTGTGATTCTATCTATCCACAAACTTTTCATATATCTAccaaaaatctataaattgttttcactttcaatTTCTTATATCTTACTCCacaaactaatttaaaattagtaaatattttgttcaCTTCTGTCTAGTAGTAGATAATACTTCACTCTTCAATCTTCCTACATAAAGTCAAACTTCATTTGttgcagaaaacaaaacaaaaaatatgaaattccAAAGCTTCTTTAGCTCTGTTCTGATCTTCTTCACTACTAGTACTTTACTTCTATCAATTCCTCATCCGGTTTCAGCTAACCGGTCTAATCAATCCAGTTTCCTCCAATGTCTATCTCTCCAGTTAAACGACTCCAACATCGTCTCAAAAGTCATACACACACCAAACGACACTTCTTTCTCCTCAGTCTTAGCTTCatcaatacaaaatcaaagattctCTGCTCCTGATGTACCTAAACCGGTTTTAATCCTAACTCCGGTTCAACCTTCTGATGTTCAATCAGCGGTTAAATGCGCACGCCGGTTCGGTATCCACATCAGAACCCGAAGCGGAGGACACGACTACGAAGGCCTCTCTTACGTTACACACAAACCCTTCGTAATCCTCGATTTAAGAAACCTCCGGTCTATCACAGTTGACGTCGATAACCGGTCGGTTTGGGTCCAAACCGGAGCCACGATCGGTGAACTATATTACGAAATCGGTAAAAAGAATCGTACTTTAGCGTTTCCCGCCGGAGTTTGCCCCACCGTCGGCGTCGGAGGACATTTTAGCGGCGGAGGATACGGTACTTTACTGAGAAAACACGGTTTAGCAGCTGATCACGTGATAGACGCACGTGTTGTCGACGCAAGAGGAAGGATTCTTGAGAGACGAGAGATGGGTGAAGATTTCTTCTGGGCGATTCGTGGAGGTGGTGGATCAAGCTTTTGCGTTGTTCTTTCATGGAAGATCGGTTTAATCAATGTTCCATCAACAGTAACTGTCTTCAACGTCACGAAATTCTCAGAACAGAGTGCTTTAAAGATCATTCATCGTTGGCAATTCGTGGCTGATAAAGTCTCTGATGATTTATTCATAAGAGTTATGTTGCAGAGATACAAGAACATGGTTCGAGCTTCGTTTCCGGGTTTGTATCTTGGTTCGGTTAAGAATCTGTTGAAAAtggtaaacaaagaatttccTGAATTGGGTTTGGAGGAAGATGATTGTACAGAGATGAGTTGGATTGAGTCAGTAATTTGGTTTGCTGAGTTAGGAGAAGAACCAATCAATGTTCTTACTAAACGTACACGAGCATCGTTGGCTTTCAAGGCTAAATCTGATTTTGTTCAAGAACCGATGCCTAAAACCGCGATTTCGAAGCTTTGGAGACGGTTGCAAGAACCGGAAGCAGAGCATGCTCAGCTAATTTTCACTCCATTTGGTGGTAAAATGAGTGAGATTGCAGATTACGAAACACCATTTCCGCATAGGAAGGGGAATATATATGAGATTCAGTACTTGAATTACTGGAGAGGAGACGTGAAAGAGAAGTATATGAGATGGGTGGAGAGAGTTTACGATGATATGAGTGAGTTTGTGGCGAAGTCTCCGAGAGGAGCTTATATAAATCTGAGAGATCTTGATTTGGGAATGTATGTTGGAGTTAAGAGGAGTAAGTACGAGGAAGGGAAGAGTTGGGGAGTGAAGTATTTTAAGAATAATTTTGAGAGATTGGTGAGAGTTAAGACAAGTGTTGATCCTTCTGATTTCTTCTGTGATGAACAGAGTATTCCTCCTTTTACGTTTGTTGAAGTTAtttgaaagatttgaaaaaatgaaagaggCGAGATTTTGTGCCTGTAACAAAGAGATAGTAGTAGAGTGAAGTGTCTGTTTATATGTGATCTTGTCAAGTTTAGATGAAAATGAAGTTATTTTTGTAGTAGCAATAATAAGGAAAAGAATGATATATTTTCCAAAGTGATTCTATTTCATTGTATTTTAATCCAAATACATTAACGTGTAGAACAAGAAATCCTTGGAAGGAATTTGCTAGAAAACTCTCAGAAGAACATaagttttcttcaaaagaaaGTAGGTCTaggttataaaaaaatgattatggAAGCAGTGTACACGGTGACTTGACCGGAAAGTTTTAAGAAACGTCCACCCTGTCTACTTAATCTGAGTGGACGTTTTGGTTGCGGAAGAAGCTTGTCCTAGCTCTAGGTCGAAAATATTAACCTGAGCACTTACTTCGCCAAGACTTTATGATTTCTTGCACGTAAAGTAAACTGATGGAAGCAACAACAGATATTGATGTGCTCATGCACTCATAGATgctaatgaagaaaaatatgctAGTCGTTAATCTaacatttgtttattatttttgataataagCATTTGAATTTTAAGGATTAGTATGTGATTTAATCATTCGATCTCATCAGATAATTGTTATTACTTTTTTAAGGTCTAATAATTCCTAGTATGACTTATGAATcagtgtttgattttttttttttttttttgcgtctATTTGAACAAGTTGTAGTGTGATATAATCAAGGAATACAACAAATTATAATCATCTAGACATCCGATTATTCAAAACACGTATCACATAGTTCTCAGTTGAATTTTCAAAAGAGGCAATTGGTTATGTAACTTCGTAtgtatttttccaaatatcaTCTCTCAAATCGTTTGTTTAACAATAGCTCTCTCTTAAGTTTTTCGAACTTCGGAACTTGAATAAACCatttaacttgtttttttaatgacaATGTCCTCTGTCTACCGTTCATCGTGTAACAAAAATTTATCAGTGCATCTATGTAAGCAACAACAAAGCTTCTTAATTAGTATTATCGAAAATCTTATAAAAGTTACAATAATAATCAAATGTTATTCGACTTGTTTAACAatgtttttgtaagaaaaaagaaatgcatTTGCCTTCATATAGCGTTGATTAATACCAGTGTTGTTATCCTAATcctaaaaaataacatataaatttCCCTTCGCTTAAAAAAGAATcatgacaagaaaaataactaCTTTTGATTTATAAGACAGGGAAAATTATCAACCAAAGGCTAAACTAATAACCTTTTGAAATGCATAAGAATTGTTACTTTTCTGCATagagaagtaaaagaaaatcgaaaaaaacataataatgaATTCGTGAACGCATGCTCACAACGTTTTTAAATGTAAGCCACACAAATACAACCCTTTCACTTTCAACtttacaacaaaacataataagaaaaatcacCTTTGTTGCTTTGTCATTATGAATCTTATAGTTTAATAACtttatcatttttctcttaatattccaattgaaatttcttaattttacaGGTTTTCAGGATTTATCTTTAGTCATTTTTTATCCTGAGCATTGCCCGCATGATCTGTAAATCCCAACATTTTATGTTGAAAATTGCACTAAAATGGAATTGTATCgtgtaacaaaaaattatgtacTTGTCTATTggatcttttaaaaaattcttaactttttttaccCAAATAAGAAAACTGGGAAGTCAGAAACATCAAAGACGAAAATGAAATGATTGTACAAACCTACAATTTACAATGTAATCAAATTAatagtcaatttttttttttaatgagagTCATCTCTGATTTCGATTGTCCTTGCAAATTCTTAATTGATATTTCAAAATGTCTAGTCAATATTTTGTTCCATTCACATGAATTTATGTGAACATATATAGAGGATATatttttgcccaaaaaaaaaatatatatatatacatagaatGATCATAGAGACAAATTAAAAGACTatactaattatattaaaagaaatactaattatatatttttttaaaatatctaaaagcATTCTTTTTGAATCTTATTGCTGAGAATTTTTTCAAttgaaatttcttaattttatggGATTTACGATTACTCTTGCAATATCCTAAACAGTAAACACTGCCCATTAGTGTACTGTGTACATCCCTAATATTATAGACTCGTCAACAAAATATGCACCTTATCTAAGCAACTATAGTTTTCCcgtcaaacaaaataataatagtatatcGTTTTCTAACAATTAAagcatttattttatatatatgtctatCGGGGCTATTT includes:
- a CDS encoding FAD-binding Berberine family protein (FAD-binding Berberine family protein; FUNCTIONS IN: electron carrier activity, oxidoreductase activity, FAD binding, catalytic activity; INVOLVED IN: oxidation reduction; EXPRESSED IN: 6 plant structures; EXPRESSED DURING: LP.06 six leaves visible, LP.04 four leaves visible, LP.08 eight leaves visible; CONTAINS InterPro DOMAIN/s: FAD-binding, type 2 (InterPro:IPR016166), Oxygen oxidoreductase covalent FAD-binding site (InterPro:IPR006093), Berberine/berberine-like (InterPro:IPR012951), FAD linked oxidase, N-terminal (InterPro:IPR006094); BEST Arabidopsis thaliana protein match is: FAD-binding Berberine family protein (TAIR:AT5G44440.1); Has 4739 Blast hits to 4596 proteins in 725 species: Archae - 60; Bacteria - 2023; Metazoa - 34; Fungi - 1711; Plants - 692; Viruses - 0; Other Eukaryotes - 219 (source: NCBI BLink).), translating into MKFQSFFSSVLIFFTTSTLLLSIPHPVSANRSNQSSFLQCLSLQLNDSNIVSKVIHTPNDTSFSSVLASSIQNQRFSAPDVPKPVLILTPVQPSDVQSAVKCARRFGIHIRTRSGGHDYEGLSYVTHKPFVILDLRNLRSITVDVDNRSVWVQTGATIGELYYEIGKKNRTLAFPAGVCPTVGVGGHFSGGGYGTLLRKHGLAADHVIDARVVDARGRILERREMGEDFFWAIRGGGGSSFCVVLSWKIGLINVPSTVTVFNVTKFSEQSALKIIHRWQFVADKVSDDLFIRVMLQRYKNMVRASFPGLYLGSVKNLLKMVNKEFPELGLEEDDCTEMSWIESVIWFAELGEEPINVLTKRTRASLAFKAKSDFVQEPMPKTAISKLWRRLQEPEAEHAQLIFTPFGGKMSEIADYETPFPHRKGNIYEIQYLNYWRGDVKEKYMRWVERVYDDMSEFVAKSPRGAYINLRDLDLGMYVGVKRSKYEEGKSWGVKYFKNNFERLVRVKTSVDPSDFFCDEQSIPPFTFVEVI